The following are encoded together in the Robertmurraya sp. FSL R5-0851 genome:
- a CDS encoding CBO0543 family protein, producing the protein MDGRIGGNIQTKSFNHPYIFPAYLLYRDAIIPLLVLIFVNGFYTTKGLRIRAIYFFICFICLHAMEVLLLQYKIIEYLKWKWLFSAITNVGYLMMGLFIVH; encoded by the coding sequence ATAGATGGAAGAATTGGAGGGAACATACAAACAAAATCATTCAACCATCCATATATATTTCCCGCGTATTTACTTTATCGAGATGCTATCATTCCTCTACTCGTACTCATTTTCGTGAATGGTTTTTATACAACCAAAGGATTGCGAATTAGGGCAATTTATTTCTTTATATGCTTCATCTGTTTACATGCTATGGAAGTACTTTTACTACAGTATAAAATAATCGAATATCTCAAATGGAAATGGTTGTTTTCAGCTATCACAAATGTTGGATACCTGATGATGGGATTATTCATAGTTCATTGA
- a CDS encoding LysE family transporter → MFEAIIHGFILAFGLILPLGVQNVFVFNQGATQARFLGALPVIITAAICDTLLISLAVLGVSVVVLDYDWLRMLLLFAGILFLIYMGFVTWNSKPAMNEGESGISFSPKKQVIFAMSVSLLNPHAILDTIGVIGTSSLAYLGFEKLAFAITCILVSWLWFLGLGIVGRMSGRLDQSGRFLLILNKISAIVMWGTAIYIGVTL, encoded by the coding sequence ATGTTTGAAGCAATTATTCATGGGTTTATTTTAGCATTTGGATTAATCTTGCCTTTAGGAGTTCAAAATGTTTTTGTATTTAACCAAGGCGCGACACAAGCTCGATTTTTAGGGGCATTACCGGTGATTATTACTGCGGCTATTTGTGACACATTACTTATTTCCCTAGCCGTCTTAGGAGTCTCGGTGGTGGTTCTTGACTATGATTGGTTAAGAATGCTTTTGCTTTTTGCAGGCATCCTCTTTCTCATTTATATGGGATTTGTTACTTGGAATAGTAAACCAGCTATGAATGAAGGGGAGAGTGGAATATCTTTTTCACCGAAAAAACAAGTTATTTTTGCTATGTCGGTATCGTTGCTCAACCCTCATGCCATTTTAGATACAATTGGAGTGATTGGAACTAGCTCCTTAGCCTATTTAGGTTTTGAGAAACTAGCATTTGCTATTACTTGCATACTGGTCTCATGGCTGTGGTTCCTTGGCTTAGGAATTGTCGGAAGAATGTCGGGTAGGCTTGATCAATCTGGTCGCTTCTTATTGATCTTAAATAAAATCTCAGCAATTGTCATGTGGGGGACAGCTATTTATATTGGTGTTACCCTATGA